One Triticum dicoccoides isolate Atlit2015 ecotype Zavitan chromosome 4B, WEW_v2.0, whole genome shotgun sequence genomic window carries:
- the LOC119294286 gene encoding cation transporter HKT8-like: MGSLLHVSFSATQHSKLHRAYQLLFFHVHPFWLQLLYFVSISFFGFVILKALPMKTGMPMDLDLIFTSVSATTVSSMVAVEMESFSNPQLLLLTLLMLLGGEVFTSMLGLHFTYLKSKTKEAQAPHEHDDADKGKPAPSSSLQLTATTCMDDVDRVEQGFKDQPRYDRAFLTRLLLFIVLGYHVVVHLAGYSLMLVYLSVVSGARAVLAGKGISLHTFSVFTVVSTFASGGFMPNNEGMVAFRSFPGLLLLVMPHVLLGNTLFPVFLRLAIWALRRVTRRPELGELQSIGYDHLLTSRHTCFLAFTVAMFVLAQLLLFCAMEWGSDGLHGLTAAQKLVTALFMSVNSRHTGEMVVDLSTVSLVLTAVVVLYVVMMYLPPYTTFLPVEDDSDQQVGADQHHQKRVTSIWRKLLMSPLSCLAIFIAVVCITERRQISDDPLNFNILNITVEVISAYGNVGFSTGYSCGRQVTPDGGCRDTWVGFSGKWSWQGKLVLIAVMFYGRLKKFSMHGGEAWMIV; this comes from the exons ATGGGCTCTTTGCTGCATGTCTCCTTCAGTGCCACTCAACATAGCAAGCTTCATCGGGCTTACCAACTCCTGTTTTTCCATGTGCACCCGTTCTGGCTCCAGCTCTTGTACTTTGTATCCATCTCCTTCTTCGGCTTCGTGATCCTCAAAGCCCTGCCCATGAAGACCGGCATGCCCATGGACCTGGACCTGATCTTCACGTCAGTATCGGCGACGACGGTGTCGAGCATGGTGGCTGTGGAGATGGAGTCCTTCTCCAACCCCCAGCTCCTACTCCTGACCCTCCTCATGCTCCTCGGCGGCGAGGTGTTCACGAGCATGCTTGGCCTGCACTTCACCTACCTCAAGTCCAAGACGAAAGAAGCACAAGCCCCCCACGAGCATGACGATGCTGACAAAGGCAAACCAGCACCATCATCTAGCCTACAGCTCACCGCTACCACCTGCATGGATGACGTCGATCGTGTGGAGCAAGGGTTTAAGGACCAGCCCCGTTACGATCGTGCCTTCCTCACCAGGTTGCTCTTGTTCATAGTGCTGGGCTATCACGTGGTGGTGCACCTCGCCGGCTACTCCCTGATGCTGGTCTACCTGAGCGTCGTCTCCGGCGCGAGGGCTGTGCTCGCCGGCAAGGGGATCAGCCTGCACACCTtctccgtcttcaccgtcgtctcgACGTTCGCCAGCGGTGGCTTCATGCCCAACAACGAAGGGATGGTCGCCTTTCGGTCCTTCCCGGGCCTCCTGCTCCTCGTCATGCCGCACGTACTCCTCGGCAACACGCTCTTCCCTGTCTTCCTCAGGCTGGCCATCTGGGCTCTCCGGAGGGTCACCAGGAGGCCCGAGCTCGGCGAGCTGCAGAGCATCGGCTACGACCACCTGCTGACGAGCCGGCACACCTGCTTCTTGGCTTTCACTGTGGCCATGTTCGTGCTGGCGCAGCTGTTGCTCTTCTGCGCCATGGAGTGGGGCTCCGACGGGCTGCACGGGCTCACCGCCGCGCAGAAGCTCGTCACGGCACTGTTCATGTCGGTCAACTCCAGGCACACCGGCGAGATGGTCGTGGACCTTTCCACGGTGTC ATTAGTACTAACAGCCGTTGTGGTGCTCTACGTGGTCATGAT GTACCTACCACCTTACACTACATTTCTACCAGTGGAAGACGACAGCGACCAACAAGTGGGAGCAGATCAGCACCACCAGAAAAGGGTAACAAGCATATGGCGGAAGCTGCTCATGTCACCGCTCTCGTGCTTGGCCATCTTCATCGCTGTCGTGTGCATCACGGAGCGGCGGCAGATCTCCGATGACCCCCTCAACTTCAACATCCTCAACATCACCGTCGAGGTTATCAG TGCGTACGGAAACGTGGGGTTTAGCACCGGGTACAGCTGTGGCCGGCAGGTGACGCCCGACGGCGGCTGCAGGGATACGTGGGTTGGCTTCTCTGGGAAGTGGAGCTGGCAAGGGAAGCTGGTTCTCATTGCTGTCATGTTCTACGGCAGGCTCAAGAAGTTCAGCATGCATGGTGGCGAGGCATGGATGATAGTATAA